The DNA sequence CGCAGGTTTATCGCCAACTGGTGCCGAGAAATTACATACCAGATACGCTACCGGTGTTTGAATCTGCCCTTGCTTCTCGATCCGGGCGATAGCGTCATCCATCCAGGCGCCGCCACGCTTACCTGTGCGTGCGTACATATCCAGATAGAACTGGCCAATCAGTTGGCCATCATGTTCGATACGGTAGAACTTGACATCCTTGTGCCAGATCTCTGCCTGGTCTGGTTTGATCGTCACCCCATATATGGTTGACAGTAACTTGAACAGGCCATCCAGCACGACTGGCTCTGGAAAGTATTGTCTGACTTCCTGATCAGAAAAGGCATATCTCGCCACGCGGAGCCGCTCGCTCACATAGGGCACGTCCCATGCCTCAACCTTTTCCATGCCCAACTCATTGCGGGCAAAAGCGTTCAATTCCTCCCAATCCTTCTGGGCAAAAGGTTTGCTTCTGCTGGCAAGATCCCGTAAAAAGCGCATGACTTGATCAGGTGTGTCCGCCATCTTGGTGGCCAGCGAAATCTCAGCAAAGGTCTGATACCCCAAGAGCTCAGCTGCTTCCGTGCGCAAAGCCAGAATCTGATCGATCAGCTGGGTATTGTCCAGCTCGCCTGGGCCAAACTCAGATGCGCGGGTGACAAAGGCACGGTACATCTCAGCCCGTAACTCGCGATTGTGACAATACTGCATGACCGGAAAGTAGGATGGGTATTGCAAGGTCAACTTGTAACCAGTCTTACCATCGGCTTCAGCAGCCTCTTTGGCGGCAGCCAGACAATCATCTGGCAAGCCCGCGAGTGGTGTGGCATCCTCAAAATATTGGCCAAAGGCATCGGTGGCATCTAACAAGTGCTCTTCAAACTTCGCACTCAGGTTGGCCAATTCCTCTTGAATGACCTTGAATCGTGCCTTTTGCTCCTCCGGCAACTCTGCGCCACCCAGGACGAAGTCGCGCAACTCATCGTCAACAATCTTCCTTTGGGTATCATTCAACCGGCCCCATTCCGCTGAAGCCTTAAGCTCCTTGTACTTGGCGTACAAAGCGAGGTTCTGGGACAAGTTGGAGTAGAACTGCGTAATCTTGGGCAGATTCTGATTATATGCATCGCGTTGTTCAGGGCTGGAAACAACACTATTCAAATGACTTACTTGGCTCCAGGCCCGGCCCAGACGTTCCAGACCCTCATCCAGCGGTCGAATGAAATCCGCCCATGTTGGCGTACTTTGGTCATGGGTCAGTCTCTCGACCAGTGCTTCGTTCTCAGCCAGCAACTGATCGATTGCAGGTGTGGCATGTTCGGGCTTGATGGTGTTGTATTTCGGCAGCCCAGTGAAATCAAGCAAAGGATTCATATATTAGTGTTCCTGAACGGTTTAGTGGCAATGGCACAGTTGACTCCGCACTATGCCAGATTAAACACCATTTGGTGAGGCAAAGCTTTTATCCCATAAACTTGGGGTGAACAACCGCGTTCTCAAGAGGGATTCACAATGTTTAACAATATCACCAGCTACCAAGACATCTGGCCAACAGTGCCAGAAAGTTGCTTCATACACCCCGGTGCGCAAGTCATCGGAGATGTGGAGCTGGGTGAACATACCTCGGTCTGGCCATTCGCCGTCATCCGGGGAGATGTCAATAAAATCCGCATTGGAGATCACACAAACATCCAAGACCTGTCCATGCTGCATGTGTCACACCGACGACCCGAGGACCCTGAAGGCGCACCACTGATCATTGGAAGCCGAGTGACGATCGCGCATCATGTCACCTTGCATGGTTGCACCATAGGGGACGAGTGCCTGATCGGCATTGGCACAATCGTACTCGACCGCGCGATCATCGAGCCGCATGTAATGGTAGGCGCTGGGAGCTTGGTTCCACCTGGCAAAATACTCAAATCTGGACACCTCTACCTTGGGAGCCCGGTCAAAGAGGTTCGTCGACTGTCGCCCGAAGAGCT is a window from the Chitinivorax tropicus genome containing:
- a CDS encoding M3 family metallopeptidase → MNPLLDFTGLPKYNTIKPEHATPAIDQLLAENEALVERLTHDQSTPTWADFIRPLDEGLERLGRAWSQVSHLNSVVSSPEQRDAYNQNLPKITQFYSNLSQNLALYAKYKELKASAEWGRLNDTQRKIVDDELRDFVLGGAELPEEQKARFKVIQEELANLSAKFEEHLLDATDAFGQYFEDATPLAGLPDDCLAAAKEAAEADGKTGYKLTLQYPSYFPVMQYCHNRELRAEMYRAFVTRASEFGPGELDNTQLIDQILALRTEAAELLGYQTFAEISLATKMADTPDQVMRFLRDLASRSKPFAQKDWEELNAFARNELGMEKVEAWDVPYVSERLRVARYAFSDQEVRQYFPEPVVLDGLFKLLSTIYGVTIKPDQAEIWHKDVKFYRIEHDGQLIGQFYLDMYARTGKRGGAWMDDAIARIEKQGQIQTPVAYLVCNFSAPVGDKPALFTHDEVITLFHEAGHGLHHLMTHVSERPVSGINGVEWDAVELPSQFMENFCWEWDVLSHMTRHIDTGTALPRELFDKMLAAKNFQCGMQFARQLELGMFDMQVHTHFRPGQDKTILDVLDAVRKEVAVVIPPAFNRLPHSFSHIFAGGYAAGYYSYKWAEVLSADAYAAFEEQGVLNPEIGRRFWHEILAVGGSRPALESFKAFRGREPQIDALLRHNGMVAAA
- a CDS encoding gamma carbonic anhydrase family protein, whose protein sequence is MFNNITSYQDIWPTVPESCFIHPGAQVIGDVELGEHTSVWPFAVIRGDVNKIRIGDHTNIQDLSMLHVSHRRPEDPEGAPLIIGSRVTIAHHVTLHGCTIGDECLIGIGTIVLDRAIIEPHVMVGAGSLVPPGKILKSGHLYLGSPVKEVRRLSPEELAHFKYSAEHYVKVKNHYKATK